Proteins encoded in a region of the Elusimicrobiota bacterium genome:
- a CDS encoding putative universal stress protein: MMRLKKILVPVDFSKEAELAVKWAVKLAKEENKSTIYLLNVLYPIAYVPEVGYDIENIVKDQIREAKEKLKKWQKIIPPQLISKTLCVEGDLAKIVQILCEKENIDLVVMTTRGRRGLSRVAHPNVSEKIVRTAPCPVLVLHLNPKMEMLAKKK, from the coding sequence ATGATGCGTTTGAAAAAAATCTTGGTTCCTGTCGACTTCTCCAAAGAAGCCGAACTGGCGGTAAAATGGGCCGTTAAATTGGCGAAAGAAGAAAATAAGTCAACCATTTATCTTTTGAATGTTCTCTACCCGATCGCCTATGTTCCTGAAGTGGGGTATGACATTGAAAACATCGTGAAAGATCAAATCAGGGAAGCAAAAGAAAAATTGAAAAAATGGCAGAAGATTATCCCGCCTCAATTGATATCAAAGACCCTCTGCGTGGAAGGGGATTTGGCAAAAATCGTTCAAATTCTTTGTGAAAAAGAAAATATTGATTTGGTTGTTATGACCACACGGGGTCGGCGGGGTCTTTCTCGAGTGGCTCATCCCAATGTCAGTGAAAAGATTGTGAGGACGGCTCCCTGCCCCGTGTTGGTGTTGCATTTGAATCCCAAAATGGAAATGTTGGCTAAAAAGAAATAA
- the xerD_1 gene encoding Tyrosine recombinase XerD has protein sequence MIENLLPRNPAENIPLPKKPYRLPKTLQVSDVQRLLTPTEPLSPTTRSDSRQNKIKEERTLRYLAAFELLYATGMRISELADMKDHQIDLEAGHARVVGKRGKERLVPVGRYAQNVLSRYLALRNQVRSKILVGGGNDYLFTSSKGGRMSRSTFWTNLHKAGIKAGLNRPVSAHVLRHSFATHLLQGGADLRVVQELLGHADIGTTQIYTHVDRTHLIEAHKRFHPRA, from the coding sequence GTGATTGAAAACCTGCTCCCAAGAAATCCCGCCGAAAATATACCTCTTCCCAAAAAACCCTATCGCCTTCCCAAAACGTTGCAGGTGAGCGATGTTCAGCGACTCTTAACACCCACCGAACCCTTATCGCCAACGACTCGCTCAGACTCCAGACAAAACAAAATAAAAGAAGAACGAACCCTTCGATATTTGGCCGCCTTTGAACTGCTCTATGCCACCGGCATGCGAATTTCAGAGTTGGCGGATATGAAGGACCATCAAATTGATCTGGAGGCCGGGCATGCCCGCGTGGTGGGCAAAAGAGGAAAAGAGCGGTTGGTTCCGGTGGGACGTTACGCTCAAAATGTCCTCAGCCGATATTTGGCTTTGCGCAACCAAGTAAGGTCCAAAATTTTGGTGGGCGGGGGAAATGATTATCTTTTCACCAGTTCAAAAGGGGGGCGAATGAGCCGATCCACTTTCTGGACGAACCTCCACAAAGCCGGTATCAAGGCCGGCCTCAACCGGCCCGTCAGCGCGCATGTGCTCCGTCATTCCTTTGCCACGCATCTTCTTCAAGGCGGCGCTGACCTCCGAGTCGTGCAAGAACTGTTGGGCCACGCCGATATCGGCACCACCCAAATCTACACCCACGTCGATCGAACCCACCTGATCGAAGCGCACAAACGCTTTCATCCCCGCGCTTAA